A genomic region of Candidatus Methanomethylicota archaeon contains the following coding sequences:
- a CDS encoding VWA domain-containing protein has protein sequence MKALHKEGLEFSPSDSMTSKIRNYSSQNNVNLRIRIEAVFLCIMIILASLPVILTSNQNIPPQVLRYIDVNMETVEEIMRIGDPNNPQLIIYKVNPSGDNLIYDVIQQDILGGIYWRADCWEDLSNKDLCYKLYLRDKLSQYLYEKNKWYQNYVNPIITKHESSVLIISELRGIGDDLAKEYAGRKLAAWSAGAITALIVVTLITGGVGGSVIIAMNIFSNALNIILNTVNILNEYKFAYANYPAATLSMAFIVGTQAHSKEEIDKIINNLFEHDEEAGKILNEILNEEIRSLIKSAPSLFVETLASYISTLKYVRTINPHIVDKILADRGLYWDTVKDFATNDFYKILKALSGEKTANNFKDIIVRFDKPEDFEKYYQLKDAPIRGLIGTIMSAVAGWASERFVEWWLKVDDERHSMLNVIGHAEPLMSINQYVLSSADNWHRGRFCSSEISSDTISCIPPSISTVSSLMLYDQLYENNWVEFWNITYTNDKIADTLSRKQSFKNWIEKNFNKKINDKESLKTFAKERVEYHMEKLISLMTNLTKISMELEDELKNYVKVLEKRIPIAVQREQKGNNIVLVLDRSGSMNQILVNGISKIDLAKDASSKFVNMLFENDKISLVTFSDNARLEVELTNDHAKVIDSINSIIVGGSTALGDAMRLALNILKDKASERRVIILLTDGCHNAGNETPEIVLKDAKEMKIPIFTIGIGTGMVRDPSSNECFDPDRLEKISKETGATFYWINPNVGVDELELWRVYGRIAIGMADVKPVNIFSDKIMPKDIKSHVFEVTNNVERLNVMLSYKGSKLSLELITPDGDIINGSGPNVIFIESIGRVFVTVSSPQPGRWEAIVIGVDVPQSGEPYILSFGLNALSISPRELLMTASQLGGEITLVIRNDGEIAASNVSVHVDGPLRGYIHVNPTRFSIEKGENITLTIKVDKPDNYAKRFGKIILDNNGWRYVIPVNVILNGLIINAWTDGEIYAGEKITLNVAVFDESYSPVTAVNVTVKVNGEIITLKDDGLLPDIIANDGIYAGYFTPSRALTTLNIRAEKDTYLPAFMSLSYRAKLRGDINEDGVVDYRDLTMLAAVYGKSKGDPGFDIKADLNNDDIINYIDLAILAANYGGILS, from the coding sequence ATGAAGGCCCTTCACAAAGAAGGGTTGGAATTCTCTCCTTCAGATTCTATGACTTCGAAAATACGTAATTATTCTTCGCAGAATAATGTTAACTTGCGAATAAGGATTGAGGCAGTGTTTCTATGTATTATGATTATTTTAGCATCATTACCTGTGATTTTAACTAGCAACCAAAATATTCCTCCACAAGTCTTAAGATACATTGATGTTAACATGGAAACTGTTGAAGAGATTATGAGAATAGGGGATCCAAATAATCCACAGTTAATAATCTATAAAGTAAATCCTAGTGGAGATAATCTGATATATGATGTAATTCAGCAGGATATTCTGGGAGGTATATATTGGAGAGCAGATTGTTGGGAGGACCTATCCAACAAAGATCTTTGCTATAAGTTATACCTAAGGGACAAACTCAGCCAATACCTATATGAGAAGAATAAATGGTACCAAAATTACGTAAACCCCATCATAACTAAACATGAATCCTCAGTCTTAATAATAAGCGAGCTCCGAGGCATAGGAGATGATTTAGCTAAAGAATATGCAGGCAGAAAGCTAGCTGCGTGGAGTGCTGGAGCAATAACCGCACTAATAGTTGTAACGTTAATAACAGGTGGGGTGGGCGGTTCGGTCATAATAGCTATGAATATATTTTCCAATGCTTTAAACATAATTTTGAACACGGTTAATATTCTCAATGAGTACAAATTTGCTTACGCAAATTATCCTGCCGCAACCCTTTCTATGGCATTTATAGTAGGTACACAGGCTCACTCAAAAGAAGAAATAGATAAAATTATAAATAATTTATTTGAACATGATGAAGAAGCAGGAAAAATATTAAACGAAATTTTGAATGAAGAAATTAGAAGCTTAATTAAATCTGCTCCTTCCCTATTCGTAGAAACTCTTGCATCATATATTTCCACGCTAAAATATGTTAGGACAATAAATCCACATATTGTTGACAAAATTCTTGCTGATAGAGGGTTATATTGGGATACTGTTAAGGATTTCGCAACCAATGATTTTTATAAGATATTAAAAGCATTATCGGGAGAAAAAACTGCAAACAATTTTAAAGACATAATAGTAAGATTTGATAAACCTGAAGACTTCGAAAAATATTACCAATTGAAAGATGCTCCTATAAGAGGGCTCATTGGTACAATAATGTCTGCTGTGGCAGGGTGGGCTTCTGAGAGATTTGTTGAATGGTGGCTAAAAGTGGATGATGAGCGGCATAGTATGCTAAATGTCATAGGACATGCCGAGCCTCTCATGTCTATTAATCAGTATGTATTGAGTAGTGCGGATAATTGGCATAGGGGACGATTCTGCAGCAGTGAAATAAGTTCTGACACAATATCGTGCATCCCACCCTCAATATCAACTGTTAGTTCACTGATGCTCTATGACCAGTTATACGAAAATAACTGGGTAGAATTTTGGAATATAACATATACAAATGATAAAATTGCTGATACTTTGTCTAGAAAGCAGAGCTTTAAAAATTGGATCGAAAAGAATTTTAACAAAAAGATAAATGATAAGGAATCGCTGAAAACATTTGCTAAGGAAAGAGTAGAATACCATATGGAAAAGTTGATTTCCTTAATGACTAACCTCACGAAAATTAGTATGGAATTGGAAGATGAATTAAAAAATTACGTGAAGGTTTTGGAGAAAAGGATACCGATAGCAGTTCAACGCGAACAGAAGGGTAATAATATAGTATTAGTTCTTGACAGGAGTGGAAGCATGAATCAAATTTTAGTTAATGGTATAAGCAAAATTGATTTAGCAAAAGACGCCTCTTCGAAATTTGTTAATATGTTATTTGAGAATGATAAAATCTCACTTGTTACGTTCTCTGATAATGCAAGGCTTGAGGTAGAATTAACTAATGATCATGCAAAGGTTATTGATTCTATAAACAGCATAATAGTGGGAGGTAGCACGGCGTTGGGAGATGCCATGAGATTAGCCTTAAATATTCTTAAAGACAAAGCATCTGAAAGAAGAGTTATAATACTCTTAACAGATGGCTGCCATAATGCGGGCAACGAAACACCTGAGATAGTATTGAAAGATGCAAAAGAAATGAAGATCCCCATTTTCACCATCGGAATCGGTACGGGGATGGTAAGAGACCCGTCATCCAATGAATGTTTTGATCCTGATAGATTAGAAAAAATCTCTAAAGAAACTGGTGCAACATTTTATTGGATTAACCCGAATGTTGGCGTTGATGAATTAGAATTATGGCGAGTTTATGGAAGGATAGCAATAGGGATGGCTGACGTTAAACCTGTTAATATTTTCTCTGACAAGATTATGCCAAAAGATATAAAGTCTCATGTTTTTGAAGTTACCAATAATGTCGAAAGACTGAATGTGATGCTAAGCTATAAGGGTAGTAAACTTAGTTTGGAATTGATAACGCCCGATGGTGATATAATAAATGGTAGTGGGCCGAATGTTATCTTTATAGAGAGCATTGGAAGAGTTTTCGTTACTGTTTCTTCTCCACAGCCGGGAAGATGGGAAGCTATAGTAATCGGTGTTGATGTACCACAGAGTGGCGAACCCTATATCTTATCATTCGGCTTAAATGCATTATCTATTTCTCCAAGAGAATTGCTTATGACCGCTTCCCAACTAGGGGGAGAAATCACATTGGTTATAAGAAATGATGGAGAGATTGCGGCTAGCAATGTATCTGTTCATGTTGATGGCCCGCTAAGGGGTTATATTCACGTGAATCCAACGCGATTCAGTATTGAGAAAGGGGAGAACATTACCTTAACTATTAAGGTTGATAAGCCTGATAATTATGCAAAAAGATTTGGTAAAATAATTTTAGATAACAATGGTTGGAGATACGTTATACCTGTCAATGTTATTTTGAATGGACTAATAATAAATGCATGGACTGATGGTGAAATATACGCAGGAGAGAAAATAACTTTAAACGTTGCCGTTTTTGATGAATCATACTCACCTGTAACCGCAGTTAATGTAACCGTAAAAGTCAACGGGGAGATTATAACGCTAAAGGATGATGGGCTCTTGCCAGACATTATTGCAAATGATGGAATATATGCGGGGTACTTTACACCTTCACGTGCGCTCACAACGCTTAACATACGTGCTGAAAAAGATACCTATCTACCTGCATTCATGTCTTTGAGTTATAGGGCAAAGTTGCGCGGTGATATAAATGAGGATGGCGTCGTTGATTATAGAGACTTAACAATGTTGGCTGCAGTATATGGTAAAAGTAAAGGCGATCCAGGCTTCGATATAAAAGCTGACTTAAATAACGACGATATCATAAATTATATAGACTTAGCTATATTAGCTGCTAACTATGGAGGTATCCTTTCATGA
- a CDS encoding cohesin domain-containing protein — protein MKHTYPVLFLISLALLATLPTIIASDIVSAYVEPTYLELKPGEEFIISIKIDPRDKGVSGGEVKVDFDPEVFKCTDISPGNILGPSPLIGLKEIDDVKGSIRYAIARVGRTEPPTQAGVFAEIRFKVKLEADVGTHVIELVRIGLADEKFNNITDISIDNTFVKVKITREQSHTITTQTLTKTISTVIYTVTTTYTSSQYVTTSYYTYTSVISVRTQSTTYLLLAIVIIISLVAVIGMLAVLYLRGGRRRKPRVIRVE, from the coding sequence ATGAAACATACCTATCCTGTATTATTCCTCATTTCACTAGCTCTACTGGCCACACTTCCAACAATCATAGCTAGTGATATTGTGTCAGCATATGTCGAGCCAACATATCTCGAATTAAAGCCGGGAGAAGAATTTATAATAAGCATTAAAATTGATCCACGAGATAAAGGTGTAAGTGGTGGCGAGGTTAAGGTTGATTTCGATCCAGAAGTGTTTAAATGCACTGATATAAGCCCAGGTAATATACTGGGCCCCTCACCTCTCATAGGGCTTAAGGAGATTGATGATGTTAAGGGCTCCATACGTTATGCTATAGCTAGAGTTGGTCGAACAGAGCCTCCAACTCAAGCTGGTGTTTTCGCGGAAATAAGATTCAAGGTTAAACTCGAAGCTGATGTAGGCACACATGTCATAGAGCTTGTAAGGATTGGACTAGCTGATGAAAAATTCAATAATATAACCGATATTTCTATTGATAATACCTTTGTAAAGGTAAAGATAACAAGGGAGCAGTCTCATACAATAACCACACAAACATTAACAAAAACAATATCCACTGTAATCTATACTGTTACTACGACATATACTTCCTCGCAATACGTGACTACTTCATACTATACGTATACCTCAGTAATATCTGTGCGGACACAGTCCACAACCTACTTATTACTCGCGATCGTAATAATTATATCTCTTGTGGCAGTTATAGGTATGCTAGCGGTTTTGTATCTTCGAGGAGGGAGGAGGCGTAAACCTAGGGTTATTAGAGTTGAGTAA
- a CDS encoding Mov34/MPN/PAD-1 family protein yields MRWHKYQVHSFAHVIRGIISECIKYLPNEAIGFLVGMYCRWGDEYYTLIDDYIPVGGSSSQYHVIMDVESLGTALKILEKKYNDSKHLIVGWYHSHPGYGLFLSDTDVKSQITFFPHPYHVALVIDPIRKEYGFFKLSADNKPIKVSYAIWRKVHE; encoded by the coding sequence ATGAGGTGGCATAAGTATCAAGTTCATTCCTTTGCTCATGTAATTAGGGGAATAATCTCTGAATGTATAAAATACCTGCCAAATGAGGCAATAGGATTCCTCGTTGGAATGTACTGCAGGTGGGGAGATGAATATTATACATTAATTGATGATTACATACCTGTTGGAGGTTCTTCAAGCCAGTACCATGTTATAATGGATGTCGAATCTCTTGGGACAGCTCTTAAGATCCTTGAGAAAAAATATAACGATTCTAAGCACCTTATTGTAGGATGGTATCATTCACATCCTGGATATGGTCTATTCCTTTCCGACACGGACGTTAAATCCCAAATAACATTCTTCCCTCATCCATACCACGTAGCATTAGTTATAGATCCAATACGTAAAGAGTATGGATTTTTTAAACTTTCAGCAGATAATAAACCTATTAAAGTGAGCTATGCTATATGGAGGAAGGTCCATGAGTAG
- a CDS encoding ThiF family adenylyltransferase, which yields MRETLKPKITRIEEFNPDEDVASRQKIIPGWNQEILKKAQVMVAGAGALGNEIIKNLIMLGFGKIYVVDFDIIVKSNLNRCIMFRTVDAESNAFKAEVMAKRGKELDPYGYIEIIPIVDEIGPQGINYTHSIFRENKIDLIFGAFDNVASRIHMTTIAYYHNIPYIDGGMWGPIGNVFVMMPPSSPCYACSLSDESWIEMMKRLQCSMKGSAEGVEMPSLPTTSSIVAAVQVQEALKILFNQKNPGNNALGDPAIGKMICFNLITNDWIMYDVPKKANCPICSNVGGR from the coding sequence ATGAGAGAAACTCTAAAACCCAAGATCACAAGAATAGAAGAATTTAACCCCGACGAGGATGTGGCCAGCAGGCAAAAAATAATTCCGGGATGGAACCAAGAAATATTGAAAAAGGCTCAGGTAATGGTAGCTGGAGCAGGGGCCCTAGGTAATGAAATTATCAAAAACCTTATTATGCTAGGCTTCGGGAAAATATACGTGGTTGATTTTGACATAATAGTTAAATCCAATCTAAATAGATGCATAATGTTTCGTACAGTTGATGCTGAGTCAAACGCGTTCAAAGCCGAAGTAATGGCAAAGAGGGGAAAAGAGCTAGACCCATACGGGTACATAGAGATTATACCTATCGTGGATGAAATAGGTCCACAAGGTATAAACTATACACACTCAATCTTTAGAGAGAATAAGATAGACCTGATCTTCGGAGCATTCGACAACGTTGCAAGTAGGATACATATGACCACGATAGCCTATTATCACAATATCCCATATATTGATGGTGGAATGTGGGGCCCTATAGGAAATGTATTTGTTATGATGCCTCCATCATCACCATGCTATGCCTGCTCTCTATCTGATGAGTCCTGGATAGAGATGATGAAAAGACTTCAATGCAGTATGAAAGGTTCTGCCGAAGGGGTTGAGATGCCTTCTCTACCTACGACGAGTTCTATAGTAGCGGCTGTGCAAGTTCAGGAAGCGTTAAAAATACTCTTCAATCAGAAAAACCCGGGCAATAATGCTCTAGGCGATCCAGCTATAGGTAAAATGATATGTTTTAACCTAATTACGAATGATTGGATCATGTACGATGTCCCCAAAAAAGCTAATTGTCCAATATGCAGTAATGTAGGGGGTAGATGA